The proteins below come from a single Calonectris borealis chromosome 33, bCalBor7.hap1.2, whole genome shotgun sequence genomic window:
- the PPP1R10 gene encoding serine/threonine-protein phosphatase 1 regulatory subunit 10 — translation MKDSQKMVSRCIYLNILLQTRAQDILAKFIRIGGYKLLNTWLTSSKASNNVPFLQQILLTLQHLPLTVDHLKQNNTAKLVKQLSKSSDDEELRRLASILVSDWMGVIRSQSSAQPTERDKKKRKEENKSKTPVQEKPQEAKTEAKTEEVPEKKREKPKSLRTTAPSHAKFRSTGLEMETPSLAPVKKTNSSSIVDKYNLKPMPIKRQNISSLPGDAPPAEKKYKPLNTAPNATKEIKVKIIPPQPMEGLGFLDALNSAPVPGIKIKKKKKVLSPTAAKPSPFEGKPAPEASSAKPSSPEPSAASEPMETDRPGTPVPAVEVPELMETCSAETSGDTKTMENPTESGQLTKKGRKKKTVSWPEESKLREYFYFELDETERVNVNKIKDFGEAAKREMLMDRQAFETARRLSHDAMEEKVPWFYPKLLDLPAPLVVPGSGSRERFTQAERVKGILQELFLSKESVPDSPHEPDPESYEPLPPKLIPLDEDCSAEEVAYPEGLEAGAASPSPDAGGAGGAKLPPVLANLMGSVGAGKSPQGPAPAAPINMQEILTSIMGGPSTHKAEELLKQPDYSDKIKHLLGNLQAQPPGPSGVPHGLLGPGPMANGFPPGPKAMQHFPPGGPLPGPHGGGGGGPSLPPGPGIPGGPRLLGPPPPQRGGGGDFWETPEGGGTLRGGPHGGGGGGGMRGGSPFHRPRGRSGAEPPYRCRGGGGGGGGGGGRNGGPPNGGGGGGGTRGGPPGSHGDHGRGHPGEHPRGHGGGHGGDMSSRAVCRHFMLKGSCRYENNCAFYHPGVNGPPLP, via the exons ATGAAGGATTCGCAGAAGATGGTGAGTCGCTGCATCTACCTGAACATTTTGCTGCAGACGCGGGCGCAGGACATCCTGGCTAA ATTTATCCGGATCGGGGGTTACAAGCTGCTCAACACGTGGCTCACCAGTTCCAAAGCCTCCAACAACGTCCCCTTCCTGCAGCAGATcctcctcaccctgcagcacctgccCCTCACCGTCGACCACCTCAAACAG AACAacacagcaaagctggtgaagcaGCTCAGCAAATCAAGCGATGATGAAG AACTGCGCCGCCTCGCCTCCATCCTCGTCAGCGACTGGATGGGTGTCATCCGCTCCCAGAGCAGCGCCCAGCCCACCG aacgGGATAAAAAGAAGcggaaagaggaaaacaaaagcaaaacacccGTCCAAGAGAAACCCCAAGAAGCCAAAACCGAGGCTAAAACCGAGGAGGTGCCGGAGAAAAAGCGGGAGAAACCCAAATCTTTGCGCACCACCGCTCCCAGCCACGCCAAATTCCGCTCCACCG GGTTGGAAATGGAGACGCCTTCGTTAGCGCCTGTGAAGAAAACGAACTCGTCTTCTATCGTTGATAAATACAATCTGAAACCGATGCCCATAAAGAGGCAAAA CATCTCCTCCCTTCCCGGGGACGCGCCCCCCGCCGAGAAGAAATACAAACCCCTGAACACAGCACCCAACGCCACCAAGGAGATCAAAGTCAAGATCATCCCGCCCCAGC ccatGGAAGGCCTGGGCTTCCTCGACGCCCTCAACTCCGCTCCCGTCCCCGGCATCAAgatcaagaagaagaagaaggtcTTGTCCCCCACGGCGGCCAAG CCCAGTCCCTTCGAGGGGAAGCCGGCTCCCGAAGCCAGCTCCGCCAAACCTTCCTCTCCGGAGCCCAGCGCCGCTTCGGAGCCGATGGAGACGGATCGACCCGGAACGCCGGTGCCGGCCGTGGAAGTGCCGGAGCTGATGGAGACCT GCTCGGCGGAGACGAGCGGTGACACCAAAACCATGGAAAACCCGACGGAAAGCGGCCAGCTCACCAAAAAAGGTCGGAAAAAGAAAACGGTGAGTTGGCCGGAGGAGAGCAAACTCCGCGAATACTTCTACTTCGAACTGGACGAAACCGAGCGAG TCAACGTTAACAAGATCAAGGATTTTGGGGAGGCGGCCAAGCGGGAGATGCTGATGGATCGCCAGGCCTTCGAGACGGCCCGGCGCCTCAGCCACGACGCCATGGAGGAGAAGGTGCCCTGGTTTTATCCCAAGCTCCTCGATCTTCCCGCTCCTCTCGTCGTgccgggcagcggcagccgggAACGTTTCACGCAGGCCGAGAGGGTGAAAGGGATCTTGCAGGAGCTTTTTTTGTCCAAGGAGAG CGTCCCCGACAGCCCCCACGAACCCGATCCGGAATCCTACGAACCGCTGCCGCCCAAACTGATCCCCCTGGATGAG gatTGCTCCGCCGAGGAGGTCGCCTATCCCGAAGGATTGGAAGCCGGCGCCGCCTCGCCCTCCCCGGATGCCGGCGGTGCCGGCGGTGCCAAACTCCCCCCGGTGCTGGCAAACCTGATGGGGAGCGTGGGGGCGGGGAAGAGCCCCCAGgggccggcgcccgccgcccccatcAACATGCAGGAGATCCTCACCTCCATCATG GGTGGCCCCAGCACCCACAAAGCCGAGGAGCTGCTGAAGCAACCGGATTATTCGGATAAAATCAAACATTTGTTGGGAAACCTGCAGGCCCAGCCCCCGGGGCCCAGCGGAG TGCCCCATGGTTTGCTGGGCCCCGGCCCCATGGCCAATGGCTTCCCGCCCGGCCCCAAGGCCATGCAGCACTTCCCGCCGGGGGGGCCCCTGCCGG gACCCCacggaggaggcggggggggacccAGCCTCCCCCCAGGACCGGGGATCCCCGGCGGTCCCCGACTTTTAGGGCCGCCCCCCCCAcaacgcggcggcggcggcgatttTTGGGAAACGCCGGAAGGGGGGGGAACCCTGCGGGGTGGCccccacggcggcggcggcggcggcggcatgcGCGGGGGGAGCCCATTTCACCGTCCCCGCGGCCGTAGCGGCGCCGAACCCCCGTACCGatgccgcggcggcggcggtggcggcggcggaggggggggtcGCAACGGGGGCCCCCcaaatggcggcggcggcggtggcggcacAAGGGGGGGGCCCCCCGGTAGCCACGGCGATCACGGCAGAGGCCACCCCGGCGAACACCCCCGGGGCCACGGCGGAGGCCACGGAGGAG ACATGTCGAGCCGCGCCGTCTGTCGCCACTTCATGCTGAAGGGCAGCTGCAGGTACGAGAACAACTGTGCCTTCTACCACCCCGGCGTCAACGGGCCGCCCCTGCCgtag